From Melitaea cinxia chromosome 23, ilMelCinx1.1, whole genome shotgun sequence, the proteins below share one genomic window:
- the LOC123665122 gene encoding uncharacterized protein LOC123665122 — MLNDRSIFLIDGDQKYSRVLSKGLPQGSVLSPILYNLYTYDLDLNIDRKIEVLQYADDLLLYVKSKNIELACTELTTSLQYLKKWLDDHGLILSPSKSSVVLFSRMRSTTPVHVFYDETIIPQKQDFKFLGVILDNKLTGISHCNFIASKCEKIINIIRCLAGIWWGAHPFYLKIVYNALIRSVMEYGSFLLEPGLLSGFKMLNKIQNKCLRIICGAMKSSPINALQIECCDPPLQLRRQYLSDKFLFRRLQLTNHPLIEKLHLLASFVSNSPYWTHKSNPYLVNSYYKFKSLSAPLHQSNMLPLFSCPYESLILSPQILNMGISKSDFLIANEKFNTIINKKFKNFHLIFTDASKHDANGTVGVGIIHCQYNIVQKVKFPPESSVFSGECFGIFKALEYILLAKLNNSIIFSDSLSSLQALEKNPFKIKQHNPIVFDIRKLLSICLSKNYNIKFSWIPGHSGIQGNVIADALANEAISCGDLVPYKIYCSDLLSIPKLDLDTSWKTLWEKSSKEKASSTRLQCDVTRGLRLHSHARVPSPNLDESEELA; from the exons atgcttAATGATAGATCGATTTTTCTTATTGACGGCGATCAAAAATATTCTAGAGTTCTTTCTAAAGGTCTTCCACAAGGATCCGTTTTGAGCCccatattgtataatttatacacatatGATCTAGACTTAAATATCGATAGAAAGATTGAGGTTTTGCAATATGctgatgatttattattatatgtaaaaagtaaaaacattgAATTAGCATGTACAGAGTTAACGACATctcttcaatatttaaaaaaatggcttGATGATCATGGTCTAATTTTGTCCCCATCTAAAAGTTCAGTAGTTTTATTCTCCCGTATGCGATCAACCACTCCAGTTCACGTTTTTTACGATGAGACCATTATACCACAAAaacaagattttaaatttttaggcGTTATTTTAGACAATAAGCTTACAGGCATCTCTCATTGCAATTTTATCGCAAGTAAgtgtgaaaaaataattaacatcatAAGGTGTTTAGCAGGAATTTGGTGGGGTGCCCAtcctttttatttgaaaattgtgtATAATGCTCTCATACGGAGTGTCATGGAATATGGTTCATTCTTATTAGAACCGGGTCTTCTTTCTGGATTTAAAATGTTgaacaaaattcaaaataaatgctTAAGAATAATTTGTGGAGCAATGAAGTCTAGCCCAATTAACGCTTTACAAATCGAGTGCTGCGATCCCCCGTTACAATTACGACGTCAGTATTTGTCTGATAAATTTCTTTTTCGCCGTCTACAACTTACCAATCATCCCCTTATTGAAAAACTTCATCTTTTAGCTTCCTTTGTGTCGAATTCACCGTACTGGACTCATAAATCCAATCCATATTTAGTCAACAGCTATTATAAGTTCAAATCTCTTTCTGCACCTTTACATCAATCTAACATGCTACCTTTGTTTTCTTGTCCTTACGAATCTCTCATTCTATCGCCACAAATATTGAATATGGGTATATCTAAGTCGGACTTTTTAATAGCTaacgaaaaatttaatacaattattaacaaaaaatttaaaaacttccaCCTGATATTTACTGATGCTTCAAAACATGATGCTAACGGTACTGTAGGTGTAGGAATCATTCACTGTCAGTATAATATTGTACAGAAGGTAAAATTCCCACCAGAATCTTCTGTTTTTTCTGGAGAGTGCTTTGGTATCTTCAAAGCcttagaatatatattattagctaAGCTCAATAACTCAATAATTTTTAGTGATTCACTTAGTTCTTTACAAGCATTAGAAAAGAACCCGTTTAAAATTAAGCAGCACAATCCTATAGTATTCGATATAAGAAAACTTCTATCTATATGcttatcaaaaaattataatattaaattttcttggATTCCTGGTCATTCTGGAATCCAAGGAAATGTTATTGCAGACGCTCTTGCTAATGAAGCGATTTCTTGTGGTGACCTTGTTCCGTATAAGATTTACTGCTCAGATTTGTTATCAATACCTAAACTCGATCTTGACACATCTTGGAAAACGTTATGGGAAAAAAGTAGTAAAGAAAAGg ctaGCTCGACGCGGCTCCAATGCGATGTGACGCGAGGGCTCCGACTACATTCTCATGCTCGCGTTCCCTCGCCTAACCTCGACGAGAGTGAAGAGCtagcataa
- the LOC123665093 gene encoding ER membrane protein complex subunit 6 isoform X2: MSSNKTKDVKPEPVAYSEVALRNNAAVVEYCRTSMAALSGSTAGILGLTGLNGFAFYVFAVIILWVMFMIKAGPNWQKYYVSRQSLLTNGFFGALFTYVLFWTFIYGMVHVY; this comes from the exons ATGTCGTCAAATAAAACAAAGGATGTAAAGCCAGAACCAGTGGCGTATAGTGAAGTGGCACTAAGAAACAACGCTGCAGTTGTTGAATACTGCAGAACGTCTATGGCTGCATTATCAGGATCTACTGCAG GTATACTAGGTCTGACAGGACTCAACGGTTTTGCCTTCTACGTATTTGCAGTCATCATCCTATGGGTTATGTTCATGATAAAGGCTGGACCAAACTGGCAGAAGTACTATGTATCAAGACAGAGTCTCTTAACAAATGGATTCTTTGGAGCATTATTCACTTATGTTCTATTCTGGACTTTTATTTACGGAATGGTTCATGTTTATTAG
- the LOC123665093 gene encoding ER membrane protein complex subunit 6 isoform X1, whose protein sequence is MTFGHTLDTTMSSNKTKDVKPEPVAYSEVALRNNAAVVEYCRTSMAALSGSTAGILGLTGLNGFAFYVFAVIILWVMFMIKAGPNWQKYYVSRQSLLTNGFFGALFTYVLFWTFIYGMVHVY, encoded by the exons ATGACGTTTGGGCATACTCTG GATACCACTATGTCGTCAAATAAAACAAAGGATGTAAAGCCAGAACCAGTGGCGTATAGTGAAGTGGCACTAAGAAACAACGCTGCAGTTGTTGAATACTGCAGAACGTCTATGGCTGCATTATCAGGATCTACTGCAG GTATACTAGGTCTGACAGGACTCAACGGTTTTGCCTTCTACGTATTTGCAGTCATCATCCTATGGGTTATGTTCATGATAAAGGCTGGACCAAACTGGCAGAAGTACTATGTATCAAGACAGAGTCTCTTAACAAATGGATTCTTTGGAGCATTATTCACTTATGTTCTATTCTGGACTTTTATTTACGGAATGGTTCATGTTTATTAG
- the LOC123665123 gene encoding uncharacterized protein LOC123665123, translating into MEESDDNVSSEDLRYDDSSSIKVKPRKRSLVERELETNLTARVTSPVTNSDSTSTSRYGRARRLKTDSEFLDTEKAMKSKSPNPKVDKSPSKIQSPAYKMHASNSSIRIETPKRPEHSLENQIENIYTENISLSRFGSEEKKNKSSTKKYPKVYIRKDLIQTKDKDPDDTVVLIKNMFSPSNSSKKSNIHYSSEKYSSNTKKPNGHLNSVVKTLDFDGNKKKKVVERKSLSKSELFEMEAKCEYQVGDLAWARMGTYPFWPCIITRDPLSEMFVKKKLFGRIERDVLHVTFFGDNGRRGWIVDSMLRKFLGQLEFEVARTNFTPEAKKKDPKLYAAFFVSEKKTPSWQISVEEAETLLKEPKRLRIDILNDMLEKSRRERTTPKLERSKKITRTNSDVSLSESLYDTLFSEDDSKANDSERSRSKSRNRSLNVSEVVTACLDNMAAKTGITKIQRQSHMDRWLQKAKSKTPEKSHLKSSKISNSSKTKKKTHEERKKLHKKSSLESQCENKLQSHQNEHDYSQKYCDSSSSIVLDDVEIEYKNPEILTDLVEPAPGLDVISNVETLCDKEVFDKNEDNIILAVVNDDIFVPEARGSKFYDQINVQSIEKMHEDPNSTEVSTDSNKIESFMDNAESMEVDNAATEDEVVGNLFENENDDNIKEKRENIDVPSNDCNQSSNNVLNADDVEKSIEVSEPKDIESNNMNEILNNDLIINAFCVPSSDNKPNEAHTIEESNVHITNLQIDSNNEKDKKDSENSNRMESFRRKSKRLSGKDTKNVSEMPKKNLKTVINISLEIDNVITDKRINESCDNKDGVNNKECDNEISSYKVEKTLERELIETKPKNQENNVHIVDNAVLDENIVLNKVNTEAIESISPKISPKRLSKFKLSLNKSAENVYTSLSVTIDPPKKIFEDCDLVEKSTGKEDVVQNSDYKDCTMIENNINSTYSFSNSLPVGIDDKIIQNGFMEHDHHNLEINNIENQNHSSKEPKPDIFEKEVFEINNDINTDNNMETKDNCDVLIQQQVDNEPVILNSYNENYKTGNEEEKQNIVDKCQTGLVNENIPNTDIFNAETDSIHDDEEDFELRLSTSSSISTTNSDNISEKKVEDVSEKKESEKMEIDPDSISIKSGDSETSIGIKKRIKDKQGKSKMLEEPEFLKYLELRQDAVMDEHPELSQEDITNYLYKTWLYEENLKTDTKKADDIDHANLVKGLNQDTAPVKKIRKKIKVDKEKYKEQKLDTAENIEKEKSKRKIIRPYYKEDFSDSEENVEYYEIFKMKQKPKSNENSIESNKIESVQNEIASTEVPIEYEEEMGQDETDLVEEYFRQLTAPKPNLFKGLIREKVCEICERIGNLVKCKGCHSMFHVDCDKKQPEIIEISTPSRGRKKKKKTRGRKAKEDANGLDSESQSDDKSQDANVSEEIQNTSIDGEESHIVANADEFEAKLTEKMKELIENPDNLDYDSHSNDELDWNDIDVGECKIVDIKLRTKYRETSSDFSDFKCSNCQKHDIPICFVCKSNISPKDKAEYRQRCQVAHCQKYYHLECLDHWPQTQFNWGELSKTNKKNEHSESLSCPRHVCHTCVCDDPRGCKTRFSGDKLARCVRCPATYHTFTKCLPAGTQILTGSHIICPRHYEHRPGKVPCHVNTGWCFICALGGSLICCEYCPTSFHAECLNIKPPEGGYMCEDCETGRLPLYGEMVWVKLGHYRWWPGIILHPSEIPQNILAVKHSPGEFVVRFFGQYDHYWVNRGRVFPFQEGDSGKVSSQKSKIDAAFTMAMEHAQRACEILKTASSNDEESIDIASSLLPPHYVKLKVNKPCGSLCGKKIDLEESSLTQCECDPNDIEPCGPYTQCLNRMLLTECGPTCRAGDRCNNRAFEKRLYPKLVPYRTPHRGWGLKTLVDIKAGQFVIEYVGELLDETEFRRRMRRKHDVRDENFYFLTLDKERMIDAGPKGNLARFMNHSCEPNCETQKWTVLGDIRVGLFAIHDIPANSELTFNYNLESAGIEKKRCMCGAKRCSGYIGAKPKQDDQPKKIKLPTKRTYKKRKTIEDSPSTSRNKQKNRVGRPNKPRELTEIEKDLLIIKSATNGMSSDSECSVRLCSIDSFKDSKALKRKLINVPEELSSPSTKRYKNEKSEDKLTI; encoded by the exons atGGAGGAATCTGACGACAATGTGAGTTCTGAGGATTTGAGATATGATGATAGCTCGTCTATCAAAGTTAAACCAAGAAAACGTTCCCTAGTCGAACGTGAACTTGAAACAAATTTAACTGCTCGAGTAACATCACCTGTAACTAATTCTGATTCAACTAGCACGAGCCGTTACGGCAGAGCTCGTAGACTCAAAACTGACTCTGAATTCTTAGATACAGAGAAAGCAATGAAATCTAAATCACCGAACCCTAAAGTTGATAAGTCACCAAGTAAAATACAGTCTCCAGCCTATAAAATGCATGCATCGAACTCTTCCATTCGTATTGAAACCCCAAAACGACCGGAACATTCCTTGGAAAATCAGAtcgaaaatatatatacggaGAATATATCGTTAAGTCGTTTCGGATCTGAGGAAAAGAAGAATAAATCATCAACAAAGAAATATCCTAAAGTGTACATAAGGAAAGATTTAATACAAACTAAAGATAAGGATCCCGATGACACAGTTGtgttgataaaaaatatgttctCACCGAGTAATAGtagtaaaaaatcaaatattcatTATTCTTCAGAGAAATACAGTTCGAATACTAAAAAGCCAAACGGACACTTAAACTCAGTTGTAAAGACATTAGATTTTGATGGTAATAAGAAAAAGAAGGTTGTGGAGAGAAAAAGTTTGTCAAAAAGTGAGTTATTTGAGATGGAGGCTAAGTGTGAGTACCAAGTAGGAGACTTGGCGTGGGCAAGAATGGGGACATACCCATTTTGGCCTTGCATCATCACTAGAGATCCATTGAGCGAAATGTTTGTCAAGAAAAagt tatttGGACGTATAGAAAGAGATGTGTTACATGTTACCTTCTTCGGCGACAATGGACGTCGCGGTTGGATTGTGGACAGTATGCTTAGAAAGTTTCTTGGCCAGCTCGAGTTTGAAGTGGCTCGGACTAATTTTACAcctgag GCTAAGAAGAAAGATCCAAAACTGTATGCAGCATTCTTTGTGTCAGAGAAGAAAACGCCATCATGGCAAATTTCAGTTGAAGAAGCTGAGACACTGCTAAAAGAACCCAAAAGACTTAGAATTGATATCCTCAATGACATGCTAGAAAAGTCTAGACGAGAGAGAACAACTCCAAAACTTGAGAGAAGTAAGAAAATTACCAGAACCAATAGCGATGTTTCTTTGAGTGAAAGTTTATATGACACACTGTTTTCTGAAGATGATTCTAAAGCCAACGACTCTGAGAGATCAAGAAGCAAAAGTAGAAATAGATCCTTAAACGTATCAGAGGTAGTAACTGCCTGTCTTGATAATATGGCCGCAAAGACTGGCATTACTAAAATCCAGAGACAATCGCACATGGATAGATGGTTACAGAAAGCTAAATCCAAAACTCCAGAGAAATCTCACCTCAAGTCTAGTAAAATAAGTAATAGTTCCAAAACTAAAAAGAAGACACatgaagaaagaaagaaactcCATAAAAAATCAAGCCTTGAATCTCAGTGTGAAAATAAGCTACAATCACATCAAAACGAACATGATTACAGTCAAAAGTATTGTGATAGTAGCAGTTCAATAGTGTTAGATGATGTCGAAATCGAGTATAAAAATCCTGAAATATTAACAGATTTGGTTGAACCTGCTCCAGGTTTAGATGTAATTTCAAATGTAGAAACACTATGTGATAAGGAAGTGTTTGATAAAAATGAAGACAATATAATATTGGCTGTTGTTAATGATGACATTTTTGTACCTGAAGCACGTGGTAGTAAGTTTTATGATCAAATCAATGTTCAATCAATTGAAAAAATGCATGAAGATCctaattccactgaagtttccACAGACTCAAATAAGATTGAATCATTTATGGATAATGCTGAAAGTATGGAAGTTGATAATGCTGCGACTGAGGACGAAGTTGTtggaaatttatttgaaaatgaaaatgatgACAACATAAAAGAAAAGCGAGAAAATATTGATGTGCCTTCAAATGACTGTAATCAGTCAtctaataatgtattaaatgcAGATGATGTTGAAAAAAGTATCGAAGTGAGTGAGCCCAAAGATATTGAATCTAATAATATGAATGAAATACTTAATAATGACTTAATAATTAATGCCTTTTGTGTTCCTTCAAGTGACAACAAACCCAATGAAGCTCATACAATTGAAGAAAGTAATGTACATATAACTAATTTACAAATTGACAGTAACaatgaaaaagataaaaaagataGTGAGAATAGTAATCGAATGGAAAGTTTTAGAAGAAAATCGAAAAGATTATCAGGAAAAGATACTAAAAATGTTAGTGAAATGccgaaaaaaaatttgaaaacagttATCAATATAAGCTTAGAAATAGATAACGTTATCACTGATAAAAGAATTAATGAAAGTTGTGATAACAAAGATggtgtaaataataaagaatgtgATAATGAAATTTCTAGTTATAAAGTTGAAAAAACTTTAGAAAGGGAATTAATTGAAACCAAACCAAAAAATCAAGAAAACAACGTACATATCGTTGATAATGCTGTTTTagatgaaaatattgttttaaataaagtaaatactgAAGCAATTGAATCAATTTCACCTAAAATTTCTCCAAAACGGCTATCGAAATTTAAGTTATCTCTTAATAAGTCAGCCGAGAACGTTTACACAAGTCTTTCTGTAACAATAGACccacctaaaaaaatatttgaagacTGTGATTTAGTAGAAAAGTCTACTGGAAAGGAAGATGTTGTGCAGAACAGTGATTATAAAGACTGTACAAtgattgaaaacaatattaatagtaCATATTCTTTTAGTAATAGTTTACCGGTGGGAATAGACGATAAGATAATTCAAAATGGTTTTATGGAACACGATCATCACAATTtggaaattaataatattgaaaatcaaaatcatagcAGTAAAGAACCAAAACCAGATATTTTCGAAAAAGAAGTATTTGAAATCAATAATGACATAAATACAGACAATAATATGGAAACCAAAGATAATTGTGATGTTCTAATACAACAACAAGTAGATAATGAAcctgttattttaaatagttataatgaaaattataaaactgggAATGAAGAAGAGAAGCAAAATATTGTTGATAAATGTCAGACCGGCTTGGTAAATGAAAATATTCCTAACACAGACATTTTTAACGCTGAGACTGATTCAATACACGATGATGAAGAAGATTTTGAGCTACGATTATCCACAAGCAGTTCAATATCTACTACGAATTCTGATAACATATCAGAAAAGAAAGTGGAGGATGtttcagaaaaaaaagaatCTGAGAAGATGGAAATAGACCCTGATAGCATATCAATAAAATCAGGAGATAGTGAAACTTCTATAGGTATAAAAAAGCGCATAAAAGATAAACAAGGAAAAAGCAAAATGCTAGAAGAACCagaatttttaaagtatttagaaCTGAGACAAGATGCTGTTATGGATGAACATCCTGAACTTTCTCAAGAGGATATAACTAACTATCTGTACAAAACGTGGCTTTATGAAGAGAATTTAAAAACTGATACAAAGAAAGCAGACGATATTGATCACGCAAATTTAGTAAAAGGCCTTAATCAAGATACTGCACCAGtgaaaaaaatacgtaaaaaaattaaagtagataaagaaaaatataaagagCAGAAATTAGATACGGCggaaaatatagaaaaagaaaagtCCAAACGTAAAATAATTAGACCATATTATAAAGAAGATTTCTCGGATTCAGAAGAAAATGTagaatattatgaaatatttaaaatgaaacaaaaacctaaatcaaatgaaaattcaatagaaagtaataaaattgaaagtgTTCAAAATGAAATCGCATCCACTGAAGTGCCAATCGAATATGAAGAAGAGATGGGACAAGATGAGACTGATCTAGTTGAAGAGTATTTCAGACAGTTAACTGCCCCAAaacctaatttatttaaaggttTAATTAGAGAAAAAGTTTGCGAAATCTGCGAAAGAATTGGTAACCTCGTGAAATGTAAGGGGTGCCACTCTATGTTTCATGTCGATTGTGACAAGAAACAGCctgaaattattgaaatatcaaCACCTTCAAGAGgtagaaagaaaaagaagaaaacaaGAGGTAGGAAAGCGAAAGAAGACGCTAACGGATTAGATTCCGAAAGCCAGAGTGATGACAAATCTCAAGATGCGAATGTTTCAGAGGAAATTCAAAATACATCAATAGATGGAGAAGAATCTCATATAGTAGCAAACGCGGACGAATTTGAAGCGAAACTGACTGAAAAAATGAAAGAATTGATCGAAAATCCAGACAATTTAGATTACGATTCCCACTCCAACGATGAACTTGACTGGAATGACATCGATGTCGGGGAATGTAAGATCGTTGATATAAAGCTGCGTACGAAATATCGGGAAACGAGCTCCGATTTCTCAGACTTCAAATGCAGTAACTGTCAAAAGCACGATATCCCAATATGCTTCGTTTGTAAATCAAATATATCTCCGAAAGACAAAGCGGAGTATAGACAGCGTTGTCAAGTGGCACACTGTCAGAAGTACTATCACCTAGAATGTTTGGACCATTGGCCTCAAACGCAATTCAATTGGGGCGAACTTtctaaaacgaataaaaaaaatgaacattcTGAATCATTGTCGTGTCCCAGACACGTGTGCCATACTTGCGTCTGCGACGATCCTAGAGGTTGTAAAACTAGATTTAGTGGAGACAAGTTGGCTAGATGTGTCCGCTGTCCGGCCACTTACCACACATTTACCAAATGCCTTCCAGCGGGAACTCAGATTTTGACTGGCTCGCATATAATTTGTCCCAGGCATTATGAACATAG GCCAGGTAAAGTACCATGTCACGTGAATACCGGTTGGTGTTTCATATGTGCCTTGGGTGGTTCGTTGATTTGTTGCGAGTATTGTCCTACTTCCTTTCACGCTGAGTGCCTTAATATCAAACCACCGGaag gTGGTTATATGTGTGAAGACTGCGAAACTGGTCGATTGCCGTTGTACGGTGAAATGGTTTGGGTGAAATTAGGACACTATAG ATGGTGGCCGGGTATAATCCTACACCCATCTGAGATACCACAGAACATTCTAGCGGTGAAACATTCACCCGGTGAATTCGTGGTTCGGTTCTTTGGTCAGTACGATCACTATTGGGTGAATAGGGGACGCGTCTTTCCTTTCCAGGAAG gTGATTCTGGTAAAGTATCaagtcaaaaatcaaaaatagatgCAGCTTTCACGATGGCGATGGAACACGCACAGCGAGCTTGCGAAATATTGAAAA CGGCCTCGTCAAACGATGAAGAATCGATAGACATAGCGTCCTCTCTTCTACCACCGCACTATGTAAAGTTAAAAGTGAACAAACCATGTGGGTCTCTCTGTGGCAAGAAGATTGATCTCGAGGAGAGTTCCTTGACACAGTGTGAATGTGACCCGAATGACATCGAACCATGTGGACCATACACACAGTGCCTTAAcag GATGCTATTAACAGAGTGTGGACCGACATGTCGAGCGGGTGACCGTTGCAATAACAGGGCATTCGAGAAACGTCTCTACCCTAAACTCGTGCCCTACAGGACGCCGCATAGGGGTTGGGGGTTGAAGACATTGGTTGATATTAAAGCGG GGCAGTTCGTGATCGAGTACGTGGGCGAGTTGTTGGACGAGACGGAGTTCCGGCGGCGCATGCGCAGGAAGCACGACGTGCGCGACGAGAACTTCTATTTCCTCACGCTGGACAAGGAGCGCATGATCGACGCCGGGCCTAAGGGAAACCTTGCCAG GTTCATGAATCATTCCTGCGAACCGAATTGCGAGACGCAGAAGTGGACCGTTTTAGGAGATATCCGCGTAGGTCTGTTCGCGATCCATGACATACCTGCA aatagCGAACTAACGTTCAACTACAATTTAGAATCGGCGGGTATCGAAAAGAAGCGATGTATGTGCGGCGCGAAACGGTGTTCAGGGTATATAGGAGCTAAACCGAAACAG gatgATCAACCAAAGAAAATTAAACTACCCACAAAACGTACCTACAAAAAACGTAAAACAATCGAAGATTCGCCGTCGACAAGtcgaaacaaacaaaaaaaccgagtGGGAAGACCTAACAAACCGAGAGAACTGACGGAAATAGAAAAAGACCTTTTAATTATCAAAAGTGCCACCAATGGCATGTCTAGCGACTCTGAATGTAGCGTTCGTTTGTGTAGCATCGATAGTTTTAAAGATTCCAAAGCTTTGAAGAGAAAGTTAATAAATGTACCAGAAGAACTGTCTTCGCCGTCAACCAAACGGTACAAAAACGAAAAATCTGAAGATAAATTGacaatataa